From the Entomomonas sp. E2T0 genome, one window contains:
- the rpsE gene encoding 30S ribosomal protein S5, whose product MAEQRRDRDNREEKESRDEGYIEKLVQVNRVAKTVKGGRIFTFTALTVVGDGKGRVGFGRGKSREVPAAIQKAMEAARRNMIQVDLNGTTLQYPIKSVHGASKVYMQPASEGTGIIAGGAMRAVLEVAGVQNVLAKCYGSTNPVNVVYATFKGLRDMQSPDAVATKRGKTVEEIL is encoded by the coding sequence CGAAGAGAAAGAAAGCCGCGACGAAGGTTACATTGAGAAATTAGTTCAAGTAAATCGTGTAGCTAAAACTGTTAAAGGTGGTCGTATCTTTACTTTTACTGCATTAACTGTAGTAGGTGATGGTAAAGGTCGTGTTGGTTTTGGACGTGGTAAATCACGTGAAGTACCAGCAGCTATCCAAAAAGCAATGGAAGCAGCACGTCGCAATATGATTCAAGTTGATTTAAATGGCACTACTTTACAGTATCCAATTAAATCAGTACATGGTGCTTCTAAAGTTTACATGCAGCCAGCCTCTGAAGGTACTGGTATCATCGCTGGTGGTGCTATGCGTGCTGTATTAGAAGTAGCAGGTGTACAAAACGTATTAGCTAAGTGCTATGGTTCTACTAATCCTGTAAACGTTGTGTATGCAACTTTTAAAGGTTTAAGAGACATGCAATCTCCTGATGCCGTGGCTACTAAGCGTGGTAAAACAGTAGAGGAGATTCTGTAA
- the rpmD gene encoding 50S ribosomal protein L30, which translates to MATANKVKVTLIKSTNGRLANHKACVKGLGLRRIGHTVEVLDTPENRGMINKAYYLLRVED; encoded by the coding sequence ATGGCTACTGCTAACAAAGTAAAAGTTACTCTTATCAAAAGTACTAATGGTCGTTTAGCGAACCACAAGGCTTGTGTTAAAGGGTTAGGTCTACGTCGTATTGGTCACACTGTTGAAGTATTAGATACTCCAGAAAACCGTGGCATGATCAATAAGGCTTATTACCTTCTAAGAGTGGAGGATTAA
- the rplO gene encoding 50S ribosomal protein L15 codes for MALFLNEIASAPGARKAKLRVGRGIGSGLGKTAGRGHKGVTSRTGGGVAPGFEGGQMPLHRRLPKFGFVSQKALDRAEVRTSELAKVKADVVTLQTLKEANVINYSVKRVKLVLSGKVASAFTLKGIPATKGAREAVEAAGGKFED; via the coding sequence ATGGCCCTATTTTTAAATGAAATCGCTAGTGCCCCAGGTGCACGTAAAGCTAAATTACGTGTTGGCCGTGGTATTGGTAGCGGTTTAGGTAAAACTGCTGGTCGTGGTCATAAAGGTGTGACTTCTCGTACTGGTGGTGGCGTTGCTCCAGGTTTTGAAGGCGGTCAAATGCCTTTACACCGTCGTTTACCAAAATTTGGCTTCGTTTCACAAAAAGCTTTAGATCGTGCAGAAGTTCGTACTTCTGAATTAGCTAAAGTAAAGGCTGATGTAGTAACACTACAAACTTTAAAAGAAGCTAATGTGATTAACTATAGTGTTAAGCGCGTTAAATTAGTGTTATCTGGTAAAGTAGCAAGTGCATTTACATTAAAAGGTATTCCTGCTACCAAAGGTGCGCGGGAAGCTGTGGAAGCTGCTGGTGGTAAGTTCGAGGACTAA
- the secY gene encoding preprotein translocase subunit SecY, translating to MAKQNALSSFAGGGLTELYTRLKFLFLAIIVYRIGAHIPVPGINPDQLKILFQQQGGTIFDLFNMFSGGSLERMSIFALGIMPYISASIIMQLMTAVVPSLEQLRKEGEAGRRKITQYTRYGALFLAIVQAIGMSLGLASQGVTFSTAFSFFFIAVTTFVAGSMFLMWLGEQITERGVGNGISMLIFAGIVAGIPSAIVHSLAASNETGDYFRSFATLLVVGVLIIAIVAFVVFVERGQRRIEISYARRQQQGYKNFAKQTSHLPLKVNMAGVIPAIFASSILLFPASIAQWFGKAEGLGWLGSVAQLLAPNQPLYILLFIAGIVFFCFFYTALVFNPKDVAENLKKSGAFIPGIRPGEHTARYIDGVLTRLTLFGAIYMAAVCLLPQFLISKIGLPFYLGGTSLLIVVVVVMDFMAQVQSHLVSHQYDSLMKKSNLKTYGRS from the coding sequence ATGGCTAAGCAAAACGCTCTCTCTTCATTTGCAGGTGGTGGTTTAACAGAGTTATATACTCGGTTAAAATTCTTATTCCTAGCAATTATTGTGTATCGAATAGGTGCTCATATACCTGTTCCTGGAATTAATCCTGATCAATTAAAGATTTTATTCCAACAACAAGGAGGGACGATCTTTGACTTATTCAATATGTTCTCGGGTGGTTCTCTTGAGCGTATGAGTATTTTTGCCTTAGGGATTATGCCCTATATTTCGGCATCAATTATCATGCAGCTCATGACTGCCGTAGTTCCTTCGTTAGAACAATTACGAAAAGAAGGGGAAGCAGGCCGTCGTAAAATAACTCAATATACTCGTTATGGTGCGTTATTTTTAGCGATTGTTCAGGCCATTGGTATGTCATTAGGTTTGGCTAGTCAAGGTGTTACTTTTAGTACAGCTTTCTCCTTCTTTTTTATTGCAGTAACTACCTTTGTTGCTGGTTCAATGTTTTTAATGTGGTTGGGTGAGCAAATTACTGAGCGTGGTGTTGGTAATGGTATTTCCATGCTAATCTTCGCTGGTATTGTGGCTGGTATTCCTAGTGCAATCGTTCACTCCTTAGCTGCTTCTAATGAAACAGGTGACTATTTTAGATCATTTGCAACTTTGCTTGTGGTAGGTGTACTAATCATTGCGATTGTAGCTTTCGTAGTATTTGTTGAGCGTGGGCAACGTCGTATTGAAATTAGCTATGCTAGACGTCAACAACAAGGTTATAAGAATTTTGCTAAACAAACTAGCCATTTACCATTGAAAGTAAATATGGCTGGGGTTATTCCTGCTATTTTTGCTAGTAGTATTTTACTATTCCCAGCATCTATAGCACAGTGGTTTGGCAAGGCTGAAGGTTTAGGATGGTTGGGTTCTGTAGCTCAGTTGTTAGCACCTAATCAGCCACTTTATATATTGTTGTTTATTGCTGGTATTGTATTTTTCTGTTTCTTCTATACTGCATTGGTATTTAATCCAAAAGATGTAGCAGAAAATCTGAAAAAGTCTGGTGCTTTCATCCCTGGTATTCGTCCTGGTGAGCACACTGCTCGTTACATTGATGGCGTGTTAACACGTTTAACTTTGTTCGGAGCAATTTATATGGCGGCGGTATGCTTATTACCTCAATTTTTGATTTCAAAAATTGGTTTGCCATTTTATTTAGGTGGGACGTCTTTATTGATCGTAGTAGTAGTTGTGATGGACTTTATGGCTCAAGTACAATCACATCTAGTATCTCATCAATATGACTCTCTAATGAAAAAATCTAATCTGAAAACCTATGGTAGATCGTAG
- the rpmJ gene encoding 50S ribosomal protein L36, with protein sequence MKVRASVKKLCRNCKIIRRNGIVRVICSAEPRHKQRQG encoded by the coding sequence ATGAAAGTCCGTGCATCGGTAAAGAAATTATGCCGCAATTGTAAGATTATTCGTCGCAATGGTATTGTGCGAGTAATTTGTAGTGCAGAACCTCGTCACAAACAACGTCAGGGTTGA
- the rpsM gene encoding 30S ribosomal protein S13 has protein sequence MARIAGVNIPDNKHTVISLTYIYGVGRVTAHQICAAAGINPATKIKDLSEEQLEQLRGEVAKFTTEGDLRREVNMNIKRLMDLGCFRGLRHRRGLPVHGQRTKTNARTRKGPRKPIRK, from the coding sequence ATGGCCCGTATTGCAGGCGTAAACATTCCAGATAACAAACATACTGTTATCTCGTTGACTTACATTTATGGTGTAGGTCGCGTTACTGCACATCAAATTTGTGCAGCGGCTGGTATTAATCCAGCTACGAAGATCAAAGATCTTTCAGAAGAGCAGCTTGAACAGCTTCGTGGTGAAGTGGCTAAATTTACGACTGAAGGTGACTTACGTCGTGAAGTTAATATGAACATTAAACGTTTGATGGATTTAGGTTGCTTCCGTGGCCTACGTCACCGTCGCGGTTTACCTGTTCATGGTCAACGTACTAAAACGAATGCTCGTACCCGTAAGGGACCACGCAAGCCAATTCGCAAGTAA
- the rpsK gene encoding 30S ribosomal protein S11: protein MAKPAARTRKKVKKTVVDGIAHIHASFNNTIVTITDRQGNALSWATAGGSGFRGSRKSTPFAAQVAAERAGQAALEYGLKNLEVNVKGPGPGRESAVRALNACGYKIASITDVTPIPHNGCRPPKKRRV from the coding sequence ATGGCAAAACCTGCTGCTCGTACTCGTAAAAAAGTCAAAAAGACGGTGGTTGATGGGATCGCCCATATCCACGCTTCTTTTAATAATACCATTGTAACTATTACTGACCGTCAAGGTAATGCTCTATCTTGGGCTACTGCTGGTGGTTCTGGTTTCCGTGGATCTCGTAAAAGTACTCCATTTGCTGCTCAAGTAGCGGCAGAACGTGCTGGTCAAGCAGCATTAGAGTACGGTTTAAAGAATCTTGAAGTAAATGTTAAAGGTCCTGGCCCTGGTCGTGAGTCTGCTGTTCGTGCACTTAACGCTTGTGGTTATAAGATCGCTAGCATTACTGATGTGACGCCAATTCCTCATAATGGATGTCGTCCACCTAAGAAACGTCGTGTTTAA
- the rpsD gene encoding 30S ribosomal protein S4 encodes MARYIGPKCKLSRREGTDLFLKSGSRALESKCNMETAPGQHGQRRGRLSDYGLQLREKQKVRRIYGVLERQFSGYYKEAARRKGATGENLLQILECRLDNVVFRMGFGATRAEARQLVSHKSITVNGQVVNIPSYQVKAGDVVAVREKCKNQLRIAQALELNSSRGFVAWVEVDANKKEGVFKSVPERSDLPADINENLIVELYSK; translated from the coding sequence ATGGCTCGTTATATTGGTCCCAAATGTAAACTGTCTCGTCGTGAAGGTACAGATCTTTTCTTAAAGAGCGGTTCACGCGCGTTAGAATCAAAATGTAATATGGAAACTGCGCCTGGTCAACATGGTCAACGTCGTGGACGTTTATCTGACTATGGTTTACAGCTTCGTGAAAAACAAAAAGTGCGCCGTATTTATGGTGTATTAGAGCGTCAGTTCAGCGGTTACTATAAAGAAGCGGCTCGTCGTAAAGGTGCAACAGGTGAAAACTTATTGCAAATTCTTGAGTGCCGTTTAGATAACGTAGTATTCCGTATGGGATTTGGTGCTACTCGTGCGGAAGCACGTCAGTTAGTATCACACAAATCTATTACTGTGAACGGTCAAGTAGTTAATATTCCATCATACCAAGTGAAAGCAGGTGATGTAGTAGCCGTTCGTGAAAAATGTAAGAATCAACTACGTATTGCTCAAGCATTAGAATTGAACTCTTCTCGTGGTTTTGTAGCATGGGTTGAAGTAGATGCTAACAAGAAAGAAGGCGTCTTCAAGAGCGTTCCTGAGCGTAGCGATTTACCAGCTGACATCAATGAAAACCTGATCGTTGAGCTTTACTCCAAGTAA
- a CDS encoding DNA-directed RNA polymerase subunit alpha encodes MHSMLNDFLTPRHIDVEDISTTRAKITLEPLERGFGHTLGNALRRILLSSMPGCAVIEAEIDGVLHEYSTIEGVQEDVIEILLNLKGLAVKLHGRDEVTLTLSKKGEGVVTAADIQLEHDVEIVNPDHIIAHLSNKGALNMRLKIARGRGYVPADARASDDETRAIGRLQLDATFSPVRRVSYVVENARVEQRTNLDKLVLDLETNGTLDPEEAIRRAATILQHQLAAFVDLQSEIETIVDEPEDEIDPILLRPVDDLELTVRSANCLKAENIYYIGDLIQRTEVELLKTPNLGKKSLTEIKDVLASRGLSLGMRLDNWPPASIKKDDRSFG; translated from the coding sequence ATGCATAGTATGCTAAATGATTTTCTGACTCCTCGACATATTGATGTTGAGGACATCAGTACAACTCGCGCTAAGATTACTTTAGAGCCTCTTGAGCGTGGGTTTGGTCACACATTAGGTAATGCATTACGCCGTATCCTGCTTTCTTCTATGCCAGGTTGCGCTGTAATTGAAGCCGAAATTGATGGTGTGCTCCATGAGTACAGCACTATTGAAGGTGTGCAAGAGGATGTAATTGAAATATTGTTAAACCTAAAAGGTTTAGCTGTTAAGTTGCATGGCCGTGACGAAGTAACTTTGACCCTTTCTAAAAAGGGTGAAGGTGTAGTGACTGCAGCAGACATTCAATTAGAACATGACGTAGAAATCGTTAATCCAGACCATATCATTGCTCATTTATCTAATAAAGGTGCATTGAACATGAGATTAAAGATTGCTCGTGGTCGTGGTTATGTACCTGCTGATGCTCGTGCTTCAGATGATGAAACAAGAGCAATTGGTCGCTTACAATTAGATGCTACTTTTAGTCCAGTGCGTCGTGTTTCTTACGTAGTTGAAAATGCTCGTGTGGAACAACGTACTAACTTGGATAAATTAGTGCTTGATTTAGAAACCAATGGTACTTTAGATCCTGAAGAAGCAATTCGTCGTGCTGCGACTATTCTTCAACATCAATTAGCTGCGTTTGTTGATTTACAAAGTGAAATTGAAACGATAGTTGATGAGCCTGAAGATGAAATTGATCCAATTCTACTTCGTCCAGTTGATGATTTAGAGTTAACAGTACGTTCAGCTAATTGCTTGAAAGCAGAAAATATTTACTACATTGGTGATTTGATTCAGCGCACTGAAGTAGAATTATTGAAAACGCCGAATTTAGGTAAAAAATCTTTAACTGAGATTAAAGATGTTTTAGCTTCTCGTGGTCTATCGCTAGGCATGCGCCTAGACAACTGGCCGCCGGCAAGTATTAAGAAAGATGATCGGTCTTTTGGCTGA
- the rplQ gene encoding 50S ribosomal protein L17: MRHRKSGRHLNRTSSHRKAMFQNMAVSLFEHELIKTTLPKAKELRRVAEPLITLAKVDSVANRRLAFSRTRSKEAVGILFNELGKRYATRPGGYIRILKCGFRQGDNAPMAYVELVDRPLKKEAVEVEASAE, from the coding sequence ATGCGTCATCGTAAAAGTGGTCGCCATTTAAACCGTACAAGCTCACATCGTAAAGCTATGTTCCAAAACATGGCAGTATCGTTATTTGAGCATGAATTAATTAAAACTACATTACCTAAAGCAAAAGAATTACGTCGCGTTGCTGAGCCGTTAATTACTTTAGCTAAAGTAGATAGTGTTGCTAACCGTCGTTTAGCATTTAGCCGTACTCGTTCTAAAGAAGCTGTAGGTATTCTTTTTAACGAACTAGGCAAACGTTATGCTACTCGTCCAGGCGGCTATATCCGTATTTTAAAATGCGGTTTCCGTCAAGGTGATAATGCTCCTATGGCTTATGTAGAATTAGTTGATCGTCCTTTGAAGAAAGAAGCGGTTGAAGTGGAAGCTAGTGCTGAATAA
- a CDS encoding LysM peptidoglycan-binding domain-containing protein has protein sequence MVGLINVFKSNIACKTILLISTLVLMFSAGCSSQKDQLSNNNAVALSQDKHIILKRGTVIQQSFYGDDLWQRVRNGFQLQNEYLGANNSRIDQQQRLLTSNIKSTERLFAKGSPYLHYIVEQLEARNMPLELALLPAVESAYNPTAYSNMKAAGLWQFMPRTGTHFNLQQTRWYDGRLDIIASTNAALDYLQYLHNMFNDWPLALAAYNSGEGTVRRAIQQNQKLNRPTDYWNLSLPNETIHYVPKLLALSKIAFSPDNYQVNLAPIPNQPYFNKIEINHQIKLDTVASLIGVDSQELQNLNAGLKAQAVINNECPKQLLVPAHKAAIFSDLLATGSIPNENISLWNNYNIRSGDTLGSIAARHNTTVNELRSINKLANNQMLRAGQQLKVPMVASTSTSSNSSEQPLRTIVLKDNRKYTIQAGDNLWSISQKNNIKLERLLELNQLSANASIKPGQQLYLTDRN, from the coding sequence GTGGTTGGCCTAATAAACGTATTTAAATCAAATATAGCATGTAAAACTATACTTTTAATTAGTACTTTAGTATTAATGTTTTCGGCTGGCTGTAGTTCTCAAAAAGATCAACTATCCAATAATAATGCTGTAGCTCTTTCTCAAGATAAACATATTATTCTAAAAAGAGGCACTGTTATTCAACAAAGCTTTTATGGTGATGACTTATGGCAAAGAGTTCGCAATGGCTTCCAACTACAAAATGAATATCTTGGTGCAAATAACTCACGTATCGACCAACAACAACGTTTATTAACCTCTAATATAAAGTCTACAGAACGATTATTTGCCAAAGGTAGCCCTTATTTACACTATATTGTTGAGCAATTAGAGGCACGTAATATGCCTTTAGAGCTTGCTTTATTACCTGCTGTGGAAAGTGCCTACAATCCAACAGCTTACTCTAATATGAAAGCAGCTGGTTTATGGCAATTTATGCCTAGAACAGGAACTCACTTTAATCTTCAACAAACTCGTTGGTATGATGGTCGTTTGGATATTATTGCTTCTACTAATGCAGCATTAGATTATCTCCAATATCTACATAATATGTTTAATGATTGGCCTTTGGCTTTAGCAGCTTATAATTCAGGTGAAGGAACGGTTAGAAGAGCTATTCAGCAAAACCAAAAGCTAAATCGACCGACTGATTATTGGAATTTATCATTACCTAATGAAACCATCCACTATGTACCTAAATTATTAGCTTTATCTAAAATTGCATTTTCTCCTGATAACTATCAAGTAAACTTGGCTCCTATTCCTAACCAACCCTACTTTAATAAAATAGAAATTAACCACCAAATTAAGTTAGATACTGTAGCTTCTTTAATAGGTGTTGATTCTCAGGAGCTACAAAACTTAAATGCTGGATTAAAAGCACAAGCTGTTATCAACAATGAATGTCCTAAACAATTATTAGTTCCTGCACATAAAGCTGCTATTTTTAGCGATCTATTGGCAACTGGTAGTATTCCTAATGAAAACATTTCATTATGGAATAATTATAACATTCGCTCAGGTGATACATTAGGCAGTATTGCGGCAAGGCATAACACTACTGTAAATGAATTAAGAAGTATCAATAAGCTTGCTAACAATCAAATGCTAAGAGCAGGACAACAACTTAAAGTACCAATGGTGGCCAGTACCTCTACTAGTAGCAACTCTTCAGAACAACCTTTAAGAACTATTGTATTAAAAGATAATAGAAAATATACCATCCAAGCGGGTGATAATCTTTGGAGTATCTCACAAAAGAATAATATTAAGTTAGAGAGACTATTAGAACTTAATCAATTAAGCGCTAATGCTTCAATTAAACCAGGTCAACAACTGTATCTTACAGATCGGAATTAA
- the gloB gene encoding hydroxyacylglutathione hydrolase: MSITMFEVEALSAFSDNYIWLIKNKKTKQVAAVDPGDAEPVLQWLRQHSGWQLTNILITHHHHDHTGGINTLKQHTKAIVLAPDNPSIPSKDIILENNQLINIIGKKVQVIAVPGHTLDHIVYFFPKQLDDTTHWLFSGDTLFAGGCGRVFEGTMEQMYQSLQKINQLPAETTIYPAHEYTVSNLKFANTVEPTNYKAKKLLEYCIELRRKQQITLPTTLTLEQQTNPFLRCHLESIRQTASYHIKQELQSPIEIFKTIREWKNNF; this comes from the coding sequence ATGAGTATTACCATGTTCGAAGTAGAAGCCTTATCAGCCTTTAGTGACAACTATATCTGGTTAATCAAAAATAAAAAAACTAAACAAGTTGCTGCTGTAGACCCAGGTGATGCAGAGCCCGTTTTACAATGGTTAAGACAACATTCTGGGTGGCAATTAACAAATATTTTAATCACTCACCATCACCATGACCATACAGGAGGCATTAACACCCTAAAACAACACACAAAAGCAATTGTTTTAGCACCTGATAATCCCTCTATCCCTAGTAAAGATATTATTTTAGAAAATAATCAACTTATTAATATAATTGGAAAAAAAGTCCAAGTAATAGCTGTTCCAGGACATACTCTTGATCATATAGTTTATTTTTTTCCAAAACAATTAGACGATACAACTCATTGGCTTTTTAGTGGTGATACTTTATTTGCTGGAGGATGTGGGCGTGTCTTTGAAGGTACTATGGAACAAATGTACCAATCCTTACAAAAAATTAACCAACTCCCTGCTGAAACAACTATTTATCCAGCTCATGAATATACGGTAAGTAATTTAAAATTTGCTAATACTGTTGAACCCACTAATTATAAAGCTAAGAAACTTCTAGAATACTGTATAGAATTAAGAAGAAAACAACAAATAACATTGCCCACTACTTTAACTTTAGAACAACAAACTAATCCTTTTTTACGCTGTCATTTAGAAAGTATCAGACAAACGGCTAGCTATCACATAAAACAAGAACTTCAGTCACCTATTGAAATATTTAAAACTATTAGAGAATGGAAAAACAACTTTTAA
- a CDS encoding class I SAM-dependent methyltransferase encodes MTEILPPNQQQMKQHVQSIRTWFASGKGQRLLSLEKPLIEQALTYYFGRFLLQAGPLYNLVQPIKDVDEIISVGCEGFNADIVCEEHAWPILTEGVEAVVLQHTLDFAYSPHNTLREAARCIRPGGHILIVGFNPYSYWGIYRRCHFGVLSKSHSITYSRLMDWLRLLGFAVERTWKGAYGLPNSVVVDKVIGLEAIGQHRKWWGNGFYIVSARKMMIQPTPLKSKKKSILGTLAPIPVVNRNDVRVDERHS; translated from the coding sequence ATGACAGAGATACTTCCACCAAATCAACAACAAATGAAGCAGCATGTGCAATCCATTAGGACATGGTTTGCTAGTGGTAAGGGGCAACGATTATTGTCACTTGAAAAACCATTGATTGAGCAAGCGCTTACCTACTATTTTGGTCGTTTTTTATTACAGGCAGGGCCATTATATAATTTAGTACAGCCTATAAAAGATGTCGATGAGATCATTTCTGTAGGTTGTGAAGGTTTCAATGCTGATATAGTTTGTGAGGAACATGCTTGGCCAATTCTGACAGAAGGAGTAGAGGCTGTTGTTTTGCAACATACTTTAGATTTTGCTTACTCTCCTCACAATACTTTACGAGAAGCTGCGCGTTGTATTAGGCCGGGTGGACATATATTAATTGTTGGTTTTAATCCCTATAGTTATTGGGGAATTTATCGGCGTTGCCATTTTGGGGTATTAAGTAAATCTCACAGTATTACTTATAGTCGATTAATGGATTGGCTAAGATTATTAGGTTTCGCTGTTGAACGTACATGGAAAGGGGCCTATGGCCTTCCAAACAGTGTAGTAGTAGATAAAGTGATAGGTTTGGAGGCAATAGGGCAGCATCGTAAATGGTGGGGAAATGGTTTTTATATTGTTAGTGCCCGAAAAATGATGATTCAACCGACACCATTAAAAAGCAAAAAGAAGAGTATTTTAGGTACTTTAGCTCCTATACCAGTGGTTAATAGAAATGATGTGAGGGTAGATGAGCGACATAGTTAA
- the rnhA gene encoding ribonuclease HI — MSDIVKIYTDGACKGNPGPGGWGALLLYKGIEKELWGGELETTNNRMELLAAIKGLAALKRPCTVDLLTDSQYVKKGITEWLAGWKEKDWKTANKKPVKNVDLWKMLDEQVVRHHITWKWVKGHAGDIGNERADQLANRGVTEIIESLG, encoded by the coding sequence ATGAGCGACATAGTTAAAATTTATACAGATGGAGCTTGTAAAGGTAATCCTGGCCCTGGTGGTTGGGGAGCATTACTGCTTTATAAAGGGATAGAAAAAGAGTTATGGGGTGGCGAACTTGAAACTACTAATAACCGTATGGAGTTATTAGCAGCTATTAAAGGTTTAGCTGCTTTAAAAAGGCCTTGTACAGTTGATTTGCTGACCGATTCACAGTATGTAAAAAAAGGCATTACAGAGTGGTTGGCAGGTTGGAAAGAAAAAGATTGGAAAACAGCTAATAAGAAACCTGTTAAAAATGTAGACTTATGGAAAATGCTGGATGAACAAGTAGTAAGACACCATATTACTTGGAAGTGGGTAAAAGGCCATGCAGGTGATATAGGTAATGAACGTGCAGATCAGCTGGCCAATCGTGGTGTTACTGAAATAATAGAGAGTTTAGGTTAG
- the dnaQ gene encoding DNA polymerase III subunit epsilon gives MRSVVLDTETTGMPVTEGHRIIEIGCVEIVNRRLTNRYFHVYLQPDREIDEEAIKVHGITNEFLIDKPRFKDIANDFYEFIKDAQLVIHNAVFDIGFINNEFELLGQTDRANVEAYCSVLDSLQLARERHPGQRNSLDALCKRYHVDNSGRELHGALLDAELLADVYLTMTGGQTNLGLEANAQSNLSGGQAAAIQRLPLDRPKTRVIKATDEELLAHDARLTEIEKASGNPAFWKVLTDS, from the coding sequence ATGAGAAGTGTAGTATTAGATACAGAAACTACAGGTATGCCTGTAACAGAAGGCCATCGAATTATTGAAATTGGTTGTGTAGAAATAGTTAATAGGCGCTTAACTAATAGGTATTTTCATGTTTATTTACAGCCAGACCGAGAAATTGATGAAGAAGCTATTAAAGTTCATGGTATTACTAATGAGTTTTTAATTGATAAGCCTCGTTTTAAAGATATTGCTAATGATTTTTATGAGTTTATTAAAGATGCACAGTTAGTGATACATAATGCTGTGTTTGATATTGGCTTTATTAATAATGAATTTGAGCTTTTAGGGCAAACTGATAGAGCTAATGTTGAAGCCTATTGCTCAGTACTAGATTCTTTACAATTAGCTAGAGAACGCCATCCAGGGCAACGTAATAGTTTGGACGCACTTTGTAAGCGTTATCATGTCGATAATTCAGGCCGAGAGTTGCATGGCGCTTTGCTGGATGCTGAGTTATTAGCTGATGTCTATCTAACAATGACAGGTGGGCAGACGAATTTAGGTTTAGAAGCTAATGCACAATCTAATCTGTCAGGGGGGCAAGCTGCTGCTATTCAAAGATTACCTTTGGATCGTCCTAAAACAAGGGTGATAAAAGCAACAGATGAAGAGTTGCTAGCGCATGACGCTAGATTAACTGAAATAGAAAAAGCTTCAGGTAACCCTGCATTTTGGAAAGTATTAACAGATAGTTAA